From Leptidea sinapis chromosome 12, ilLepSina1.1, whole genome shotgun sequence, the proteins below share one genomic window:
- the LOC126967106 gene encoding dentin sialophosphoprotein-like isoform X1, translating to MLIGRHVYSYCHHSDINMKYVCVLLIIALFVGSSFQRCLNNKVKRAAEVEDTTSAGDTTDITFATEASLEDADDDSTNESVDDTTSTADAEARTSSRVKRAAEGEDTTSAGDTTDITFATEAGLEDADDDSTNESVDDTASTADAETSTSSRVKRAADESTSVTTGTGSGDDTTAVTESVDDTNSNDDASNCSCLEDISSAGDATDNTFATTTAGSSDANDDATASTNNANTAASSK from the exons ATGCTCATTGGAAGACACGTTTACTCATATTGTCATCACTCAGACATCAATATGAAGTATGTTTGTGTCCTATTAATCATAGCTCTGTTCGTTGGAAGC AGCTTTCAAAGATGCCTGAACAACAaag TAAAGCGCGCTGCTGAAGTAGAAGATACTACATCAGCCGGCGATACAACAGATATCACATTTGCAACTGAGGCAAGCTTAGAGGATGCTGATGATGATAGCACGAATGAAAGTGTAGATGACACAACCTCTACTGCTGATGCAGAAGCTCGCACCTCTTCAAGAG TAAAGCGCGCTGCTGAAGGAGAAGATACTACATCAGCCGGCGATACAACAGACATCACATTTGCAACTGAGGCAGGCTTAGAGGATGCTGATGATGATAGCACGAATGAAAGTGTAGATGACACAGCCTCTACTGCTGATGCAGAAACAAGCACCTCTTCAAGAG TAAAGCGGGCTGCTGATGAGTCTACCAGTGTAACAACCGGTACAGGTTCAGGTGATGATACCACAGCGGTGACAGAAAGCGTAGATGACACAAACTCTAATGACGATGCAAGCAATTGCTCTTGTTTAGAAG ATATATCATCAGCTGGTGATGCAACAGATAACACATTTGCAACAACTACAGCAGGCTCTAGTGATGCTAACGATGATGCCACAGCTTCTACTAATAATGCAAACACAGCCGCATCTTCAAAG TGA
- the LOC126967106 gene encoding dentin sialophosphoprotein-like isoform X2 — MLIGRHVYSYCHHSDINMKYVCVLLIIALFVGSSFQRCLNNKVKRAAEVEDTTSAGDTTDITFATEASLEDADDDSTNESVDDTTSTADAEARTSSRVKRAAEGEDTTSAGDTTDITFATEAGLEDADDDSTNESVDDTASTADAETSTSSRVKRAAEVEDTTSAGDITGITFAATDTGLGNADDDSTNESVDDIASTADAETTTS; from the exons ATGCTCATTGGAAGACACGTTTACTCATATTGTCATCACTCAGACATCAATATGAAGTATGTTTGTGTCCTATTAATCATAGCTCTGTTCGTTGGAAGC AGCTTTCAAAGATGCCTGAACAACAaag TAAAGCGCGCTGCTGAAGTAGAAGATACTACATCAGCCGGCGATACAACAGATATCACATTTGCAACTGAGGCAAGCTTAGAGGATGCTGATGATGATAGCACGAATGAAAGTGTAGATGACACAACCTCTACTGCTGATGCAGAAGCTCGCACCTCTTCAAGAG TAAAGCGCGCTGCTGAAGGAGAAGATACTACATCAGCCGGCGATACAACAGACATCACATTTGCAACTGAGGCAGGCTTAGAGGATGCTGATGATGATAGCACGAATGAAAGTGTAGATGACACAGCCTCTACTGCTGATGCAGAAACAAGCACCTCTTCAAGAG TTAAGCGCGCTGCTGAAGTAGAAGATACTACATCAGCTGGCGATATAACAGGCATCACATTTGCAGCCACTGATACAGGCTTAGGTAATGCTGATGATGATAGCACAAATGAAAGTGTAGATGACATAGCCTCTACTGCTGATGCAGAAACTACCacttcataa